A window of Paraburkholderia bryophila contains these coding sequences:
- a CDS encoding pirin family protein codes for MLDIRHANQRGRAEHGWLSSRHTFSFASYHDPKQNGFSDLLVINDDRVAPAQGFGKHPHRDMEIFSYVLEGALEHKDTMGTGSVIVPGDIQLMSAGTGVAHSEYNHSKTDPVHFMQIWIAPSKNGAAPRYQQRHFSAEDKRGVLRLVMSPDGADGSLELQQDARVYAGLFDGDETAKLELGSERYAYVHVARGSVTVNGVEFSEGDGARVRDEKSLTFTQGHDAEVLVFDLRNIETSALWA; via the coding sequence ATGCTCGATATCAGACACGCCAATCAACGCGGCCGCGCGGAGCACGGCTGGCTTAGTTCGCGTCATACGTTTTCCTTTGCGAGCTACCACGATCCGAAGCAGAACGGCTTTTCGGACCTGCTCGTGATCAACGACGACCGTGTCGCGCCGGCTCAAGGTTTCGGCAAGCACCCGCACCGCGACATGGAGATCTTTTCGTACGTGCTGGAAGGCGCGCTGGAACACAAGGACACGATGGGCACCGGTTCGGTGATCGTGCCCGGCGACATCCAGTTGATGAGCGCGGGAACCGGCGTCGCGCACAGCGAATACAACCATTCGAAGACCGATCCGGTGCACTTCATGCAGATCTGGATCGCTCCGTCGAAGAACGGTGCGGCGCCGCGTTACCAGCAACGCCACTTCAGCGCGGAAGATAAGCGCGGGGTGTTGCGGCTCGTGATGTCGCCGGATGGCGCAGACGGTTCGCTGGAGTTGCAGCAGGATGCGCGGGTCTATGCCGGTTTGTTCGACGGCGACGAAACGGCAAAGCTCGAGTTGGGCAGCGAGCGTTATGCGTATGTTCACGTGGCGCGCGGCAGCGTGACGGTGAACGGTGTCGAGTTCAGCGAAGGCGATGGTGCGCGAGTGCGCGATGAAAAGTCGCTGACCTTCACGCAAGGTCACGATGCCGAAGTGCTGGTGTTCGATTTGCGGAACATCGAAACGTCGGCGTTGTGGGCTTGA
- a CDS encoding autotransporter outer membrane beta-barrel domain-containing protein has translation MNKSFKSIWNGALGSYVAVAENSMTRGKGRNVVKRIAAAAGVSHSPLFEIGGRRINPGIRTACAAVVANLAFLPLPVFANCVTSGITTTCDTTAPSPWTSTVGTGASTASGYTVVVQPNAQMVLGDAPAISLGDNANITVNSGALVQNKAKTGGTGLYDTGSNTIEFNNNGMLLVQAGATVISTGKETDAEAVNPQGTGNTIINNGTIQGTNSAAIYFQNLTGLNTVINNATGVIEAPANVIGAYGNGAVDFTNRGLVIGNLVFAGGDDTLHLYTGSVITGNFDGGGGNNVLTLNGTGTGTLPGDIANFQTLIKQDSGTWTLTGALSGVNTAEVQQGILALTGNNSGYTGTMTVDAAGTLQAPAQSLPPLVTDNGLVQFTQNVDGTYAGLISGSGAVEKDGAGTLTLAPSATGGNTYSGGTVLNQGVLSIAADSAIGASTGGVTFNGGTLQLGSSFNLAGTRPIAIESGGGTIDTQGFQSTITQNITGVGALTKLGAGTLVLDGANTYSGGTTVSAGALGVGDASNPGASIAGGGPVSVASGATLGGYGSVTGDVTNNGTISVANAFSQFAGGPNGNFTINGQLVNAGIAQIGGGQTAGNTLTVGSYVGKNATIGLNTYLASDNAPSDKLIVNGGSATGATSLQVTNVGGPGGVTVSNGIQVVQAINGATTSAGAFTLAGGTIKAGAYEYYLAQGGVTAGTSQDWYLRNTVAPTPTPTPTPTPTPTPTPTPTPTPTPTPTPTPTPTPTPTPTPTPTPTPTPTPTPTPTPPPQQRLTTSPPLPTAADGTPSLPTAGTNPTPLYRPEVSLYAEMPSVARELGMLQVDNFHDRQGEQSLLTENGNLPAAWGRVWGGHSVLSQGGEVNPAFDGSVVGMQAGQDVYANTTASGQRNHYGFFVGFARATGDVSGFAVGVPNADVGHLAINAYSLGGYWTHVGPSGWYTDAVVMASSLVIDPSSSDGISTSTHGNALTGSIEGGLPFAIGYGLTLEPQAQLIWQHLSINDFNDGVSNVAFNSGNTFVGRIGVRLTGAYDAAGKTWQPYLRLNLLRSFGASDTTTFAGVTPIGTSVGQTNGQVGAGLVAKLTKQGSAFATVSYTANLGGEHQRTVAGNVGVRWAW, from the coding sequence ATGAACAAGAGTTTTAAATCGATCTGGAATGGCGCGTTGGGCAGCTATGTTGCCGTGGCCGAAAATTCAATGACGCGGGGAAAAGGCCGCAACGTCGTGAAGCGTATTGCGGCGGCTGCCGGTGTTTCCCATTCGCCTCTGTTTGAAATTGGCGGAAGACGTATCAATCCCGGCATCAGAACCGCATGCGCGGCGGTCGTGGCCAATCTTGCATTCCTGCCATTACCCGTTTTTGCCAATTGCGTGACGAGCGGCATTACCACGACCTGCGACACGACCGCGCCATCGCCGTGGACGTCGACGGTCGGCACCGGCGCGTCGACGGCTTCGGGGTATACCGTGGTAGTTCAACCCAATGCGCAGATGGTGCTGGGCGATGCGCCGGCGATCTCGCTGGGGGATAACGCCAACATCACGGTGAACTCAGGCGCGCTGGTGCAGAACAAGGCGAAGACCGGTGGCACGGGGTTATACGACACCGGTTCCAATACCATCGAGTTCAACAATAACGGCATGCTGCTCGTACAGGCGGGGGCCACTGTCATTTCGACGGGCAAGGAAACCGATGCAGAGGCGGTGAACCCCCAAGGTACTGGCAATACGATCATCAATAACGGCACCATTCAGGGCACCAACTCAGCGGCTATCTATTTCCAGAATCTCACGGGACTGAACACCGTTATTAACAACGCCACTGGCGTGATCGAGGCGCCGGCCAACGTGATCGGCGCGTACGGCAATGGTGCGGTCGACTTTACCAACCGCGGCCTGGTGATCGGTAATCTGGTTTTCGCGGGCGGCGACGATACGCTGCATCTCTACACGGGGTCGGTGATCACCGGCAATTTCGATGGCGGCGGCGGCAATAACGTGCTCACGCTCAACGGCACGGGCACCGGCACGTTACCTGGCGATATCGCGAACTTTCAGACGCTGATCAAGCAGGATAGCGGGACATGGACGCTGACGGGCGCGCTTTCCGGCGTGAATACCGCTGAAGTCCAGCAGGGCATTCTCGCGCTGACCGGCAACAACTCGGGGTACACGGGCACGATGACCGTCGATGCTGCGGGCACGCTGCAGGCGCCGGCGCAGAGTCTGCCGCCGCTGGTCACGGACAATGGCCTGGTTCAGTTCACGCAAAACGTCGACGGCACCTATGCGGGTCTTATATCGGGCAGCGGCGCCGTCGAGAAAGACGGCGCGGGCACACTGACACTCGCACCCAGCGCGACGGGCGGCAATACGTACTCGGGCGGCACGGTGCTGAACCAGGGCGTGCTGTCCATCGCCGCCGACAGCGCGATCGGTGCGTCGACGGGTGGCGTGACCTTCAACGGCGGCACGCTCCAACTGGGTAGCAGTTTCAATCTGGCCGGCACGCGGCCGATAGCGATCGAATCCGGCGGCGGCACGATCGACACGCAGGGCTTCCAGTCGACCATTACGCAAAACATTACCGGCGTCGGCGCGTTGACGAAGCTCGGCGCGGGCACGCTGGTGCTGGACGGGGCGAATACCTACAGCGGCGGCACTACCGTCAGCGCGGGCGCACTGGGTGTCGGCGATGCGTCCAATCCTGGCGCATCGATCGCGGGCGGCGGTCCGGTTTCGGTTGCGTCGGGCGCGACGCTCGGCGGCTACGGCAGCGTGACCGGCGACGTGACGAACAACGGCACGATCAGCGTCGCGAATGCGTTCTCGCAGTTTGCCGGCGGACCGAACGGCAACTTCACGATCAACGGACAGCTGGTCAATGCGGGTATCGCGCAGATCGGCGGTGGCCAGACGGCCGGCAATACGTTGACCGTCGGCAGCTATGTCGGCAAGAACGCGACCATCGGTTTGAATACCTACCTGGCGAGCGACAACGCGCCCTCGGACAAGCTGATCGTGAACGGCGGCAGCGCCACCGGGGCGACATCGTTGCAGGTGACCAACGTGGGTGGCCCAGGCGGCGTCACTGTATCGAATGGCATTCAGGTCGTGCAGGCGATCAATGGCGCGACAACCAGCGCGGGCGCCTTTACGCTCGCCGGCGGCACCATCAAGGCCGGCGCTTACGAATACTATCTGGCGCAGGGCGGCGTGACGGCCGGCACGTCGCAGGACTGGTATCTGCGAAATACGGTTGCACCGACGCCGACGCCGACGCCGACGCCGACGCCGACGCCGACGCCGACGCCGACGCCGACGCCGACGCCGACGCCGACGCCGACGCCGACGCCGACGCCAACGCCAACGCCAACGCCAACGCCAACGCCAACGCCAACGCCAACGCCGACGCCAACGCCAACGCCGACGCCGCCACCGCAGCAACGCTTGACGACGTCGCCGCCGCTGCCGACAGCGGCAGACGGCACGCCATCGCTGCCCACCGCAGGAACCAATCCGACGCCTTTGTATCGGCCCGAAGTATCGCTTTACGCGGAGATGCCCAGCGTCGCCCGCGAGCTCGGCATGTTGCAGGTCGACAACTTCCATGATCGCCAGGGCGAGCAGTCGTTGCTCACGGAAAACGGCAATCTGCCGGCCGCATGGGGGCGCGTATGGGGTGGACACAGCGTGCTTTCACAGGGCGGTGAAGTGAACCCGGCATTCGACGGCTCGGTCGTCGGCATGCAAGCCGGTCAGGATGTCTACGCGAACACGACTGCCAGCGGCCAGCGCAACCATTACGGCTTTTTCGTCGGCTTCGCACGTGCGACCGGCGACGTCAGCGGGTTCGCGGTCGGCGTGCCGAACGCCGACGTCGGCCACCTCGCCATCAACGCGTACAGCCTGGGCGGCTACTGGACCCACGTCGGCCCGAGCGGCTGGTATACCGACGCGGTGGTGATGGCCAGTTCGCTCGTCATCGACCCTTCGTCGAGCGACGGCATCAGCACGTCGACGCATGGCAACGCGTTGACGGGTTCGATCGAAGGCGGTCTGCCGTTTGCGATCGGCTACGGACTGACGCTGGAACCGCAAGCCCAGTTGATCTGGCAGCATCTGTCGATCAACGACTTCAACGACGGCGTGTCGAACGTGGCGTTCAACAGCGGTAACACGTTCGTCGGCCGGATCGGCGTCAGACTCACCGGCGCGTACGACGCAGCCGGCAAGACGTGGCAACCGTACCTGCGGCTGAACCTGCTGCGCTCGTTCGGCGCCAGCGACACCACGACCTTCGCCGGCGTGACGCCGATCGGTACTTCGGTCGGACAGACGAATGGACAGGTCGGTGCGGGCCTTGTCGCGAAACTGACAAAGCAGGGTAGCGCGTTCGCCACGGTCAGCTACACCGCCAACCTCGGTGGTGAGCATCAACGTACGGTTGCGGGCAACGTGGGAGTGCGGTGGGCGTGGTGA